TGGTCGATATCAACACGACGCTGGCGCGGCGGCTTGAGCGCGCCCAGGCGGAAATGGCCCGTCAGGGTGTTGACTACGTTTTCGTCACACCATCGTCTGACCTCGTCTACATGCTGGGCTATCCGGCGCATTCGTCAGAGCGGCTGACGCTGCTAGGCGTTCCAAAGGTTGGGCGGGCGTTCGTTGTTGCGCCACGGCTGGAAGCAGTTCGCCTTGATGATCGACGCGACATTGTCGATGTCCACGCCTGGGAAGAGACGGACAACCCGTCGGCTCTCGTGGCGTCACTGGTGGGTGCTGCCGCTGGCAAGGTCATCGCTGTCAGCGATCAGACGTGGTCGGTGTTCCTGCTGCGATTGCAGCGCGCGATCACTGGTGCAGAGTGGCTACCGGGTGGCGACGTGATCGGCGCGCTGCGCGTCGTCAAGGACGAGGCCGAGATCGCCGCGTTGCGCGAGGCGGCACGTCGGACCGACATCGCCTGGACACGCTTCGTCGAGTCGACACGGCTCTCGGGCCTGACCGAGCAGCAGGCCGGCGCAGAGTTGGCTCGCTATCTCGGTGACGAGGGTCTGCCGGAGCCGGGTTTCATGATTGTCGGCAGTGGGCCGGGCTCGGCTTCGCCGCATCATATGACCGGCGAGCGGGTGATTCAGAGCGGTGACTCGGTCGTGTTCGACTTCGGCAGCACCTGGGAGCACTACTACTCCGACATGACGCGGACCGTCTACGTTGGCGAGCCGACCGACGAATATCGCAACGTGTACGAGACTGTGCTGCGGGCGAATGCGGCGGCGAAGGCGGCGGTTAAGCCCGGTGCGACCTGCGAGTCGATTGATAAGGCGGCGCGTGACGTCATTGAGGCGGCTGGTTACGGGGAATACTTCATCCATCGCCTCGGTCACGGACTCGGGCTCGATGTGCATGAGGAGCCGTACATGGTCAGCGGCAACACCACCGAGTTGCAGCCGGGTATGGTGTTCTCCGATGAGCCGGGCATCTACATCCCCGGCAAGTTCGGCGTCCGCATCGAGGACATCCTCGTCTGCA
This sequence is a window from Thermomicrobiales bacterium. Protein-coding genes within it:
- a CDS encoding Xaa-Pro peptidase family protein encodes the protein MVDINTTLARRLERAQAEMARQGVDYVFVTPSSDLVYMLGYPAHSSERLTLLGVPKVGRAFVVAPRLEAVRLDDRRDIVDVHAWEETDNPSALVASLVGAAAGKVIAVSDQTWSVFLLRLQRAITGAEWLPGGDVIGALRVVKDEAEIAALREAARRTDIAWTRFVESTRLSGLTEQQAGAELARYLGDEGLPEPGFMIVGSGPGSASPHHMTGERVIQSGDSVVFDFGSTWEHYYSDMTRTVYVGEPTDEYRNVYETVLRANAAAKAAVKPGATCESIDKAARDVIEAAGYGEYFIHRLGHGLGLDVHEEPYMVSGNTTELQPGMVFSDEPGIYIPGKFGVRIEDILVCTEDGYESLNTAPRDLTVMD